Proteins encoded by one window of Rhodoligotrophos appendicifer:
- a CDS encoding LLM class flavin-dependent oxidoreductase, with translation MSEVEEYRPNAKLLGTENAFKLAVFAFNVSRATSLTSAEGTIEVTWPETVHIAQTAERLNFDAVIPVSRWKGFGGVNNQNGRSFETLSWAAGIAAITKSIQVFATVHVPTIHPVRLAKEVATIDHISNGRFGLNVVAGWHDKEIELFGTTVGDHSRRYALSDEWMRLVKRIWAETEFDFNGEFFQVPGAQSEPKPLQRPYPVLMSAGSSPAGRDFAARHTDLIFIMFDDFEKAAQTVSEIKSTAREKYGREVKVMTMATIACADTEQEARDYFEYCVTEKGDWETVARILGTLDRNSQSVNYKASSVARQYIAGYGAVPLIGNPTQVVEGFQRLAATGLDGVTVTWVDFKRGLEVYENKLLPILRDTGLRA, from the coding sequence ATGTCTGAAGTCGAGGAGTACCGGCCGAACGCCAAGCTGCTGGGGACCGAGAACGCCTTCAAGCTTGCGGTCTTCGCCTTCAATGTCAGCCGCGCCACCTCCCTGACGTCCGCAGAGGGCACGATCGAGGTCACTTGGCCGGAGACGGTTCATATTGCGCAGACGGCAGAGCGTCTCAATTTCGACGCCGTGATCCCCGTGTCCCGCTGGAAGGGGTTCGGCGGTGTCAACAATCAAAACGGCCGGTCATTCGAGACCTTGAGCTGGGCTGCGGGCATCGCTGCGATCACGAAGTCCATCCAAGTCTTCGCCACCGTGCACGTGCCGACCATCCATCCGGTGCGGCTGGCGAAGGAAGTCGCAACCATCGACCACATCTCCAATGGTCGTTTCGGGCTCAACGTTGTTGCCGGATGGCACGACAAGGAGATCGAGCTCTTCGGAACCACGGTTGGGGATCATTCTCGCCGCTATGCCCTTTCGGATGAATGGATGAGGCTGGTCAAGCGGATCTGGGCTGAGACTGAGTTCGACTTCAACGGCGAGTTTTTCCAGGTCCCTGGAGCGCAGAGCGAGCCCAAGCCGTTGCAACGCCCTTACCCGGTGCTCATGAGCGCCGGCTCCAGCCCCGCGGGCCGTGACTTTGCCGCACGCCACACGGATCTGATCTTCATCATGTTTGACGATTTCGAGAAGGCCGCGCAGACCGTTTCGGAGATCAAGTCGACGGCTCGGGAGAAATACGGCCGCGAGGTCAAGGTGATGACAATGGCCACCATCGCCTGCGCCGACACCGAGCAGGAGGCCCGGGATTATTTCGAATATTGCGTCACCGAGAAGGGCGACTGGGAGACAGTGGCGCGCATCCTCGGCACCTTGGACCGCAATTCGCAGAGCGTGAACTACAAGGCCAGCAGCGTGGCACGGCAGTATATCGCCGGCTATGGCGCCGTTCCCCTGATCGGCAACCCCACGCAAGTGGTCGAAGGCTTCCAGCGGCTGGCTGCGACGGGACTGGACGGTGTGACCGTCACATGGGTTGATTTCAAGAGGGGCTTGGAAGTCTACGAGAATAAGCTCCTTCCCATTCTGCGCGACACCGGATTGCGGGCCTAG
- a CDS encoding ester cyclase produces MADETDVAARIRFDCTPIGEFLGIPVGGRRIVFHEHAFYTLRKGKIAAVFSVIDKAAIEAQVLL; encoded by the coding sequence GTGGCGGATGAAACGGATGTCGCCGCCCGGATTCGTTTCGACTGCACGCCGATCGGTGAATTTCTTGGCATTCCTGTGGGCGGAAGGCGCATCGTCTTCCATGAGCACGCCTTCTACACCCTGAGGAAGGGCAAGATCGCGGCGGTGTTCTCCGTAATCGATAAGGCTGCAATTGAAGCTCAGGTGCTGCTTTGA
- a CDS encoding GntR family transcriptional regulator, producing the protein MSTPTGSFEGLRIAQPRTTLRQQVVEVLRKAILEFQFRPGDRLIERHLCEITGVSRTSIREALRHLESEGLVTVVPHRGPIVATVSVDEASKIYEVRAALEGLAGRLFAVRASDDDVAQLQRAFQRLKSVVESEGDPGEISLATTEFYRIFLEGCGNDIVASLTKSLQARVVLLRFQSMAQPGRGLRSIGEIELMVDAIARRDPDGAQTLCEVHVQRACAAALAHLRRPVKKPAPLATPGAKPSKPAKKAVPSAERKKAPSRRIV; encoded by the coding sequence ATGAGCACTCCGACTGGTAGCTTCGAAGGCTTGCGCATCGCACAACCCCGCACGACCTTGCGTCAGCAGGTCGTCGAGGTCTTGCGAAAGGCGATCCTTGAATTCCAGTTCCGGCCGGGAGACCGGCTCATCGAACGGCATCTCTGCGAAATCACGGGGGTCAGCAGGACCAGCATTCGCGAGGCCCTGCGCCATCTGGAGAGCGAGGGGCTGGTCACGGTCGTTCCGCATCGCGGCCCCATCGTGGCGACGGTGTCGGTGGACGAGGCCTCCAAGATTTATGAGGTGCGGGCCGCCTTGGAGGGACTTGCTGGCCGCCTCTTCGCCGTGCGCGCCAGCGACGATGATGTCGCGCAACTGCAGCGTGCGTTCCAACGGCTGAAATCCGTTGTCGAGAGCGAGGGAGACCCCGGTGAAATCTCCCTTGCAACCACCGAATTCTATCGGATCTTTTTGGAAGGATGCGGCAACGACATCGTTGCCAGCCTGACGAAATCGCTGCAGGCGCGCGTCGTGTTGCTGCGCTTCCAGTCGATGGCTCAGCCGGGCCGCGGCCTGCGGAGCATCGGGGAGATCGAGCTGATGGTCGATGCCATCGCGCGTCGTGATCCGGACGGCGCGCAGACCCTTTGCGAGGTCCATGTACAACGCGCCTGTGCGGCAGCTCTGGCTCATCTCCGGCGACCCGTGAAAAAGCCGGCCCCTTTGGCAACGCCTGGCGCAAAGCCCAGTAAGCCTGCGAAAAAGGCCGTGCCGAGCGCGGAGAGGAAGAAGGCGCCCTCCCGACGGATTGTATGA
- a CDS encoding aspartate aminotransferase family protein — protein sequence MNVNLRDVASLYPERGGPVQMFYRPEDLPRLPRIARAEGSYMWDTEGRRYIDGSCGPVATNIGHGNPAVLAAIKAQADRVTFANRTVFENEADEELSNLVAKLAGSGFDRAFFVSGGAEANEGAIKLARQFAVARGEASRWKVVGLEQSYHGPTAGTLAVSGDPAAKEIFGPLVVSMPKVPSPSTYRLPGNHTVESYANSCADALEDCIRREGADTVLAFIMEPVGGVATGALVPHDTYFRRVREICTKYGVLIIFDEVMAGAGRTGTFLAADHWPDCRPDLVTLAKGLAAGYTPFGAVLAPAHIVRTVTQAGGFMHGHTAAANPFSCAIALAVVNEVVDRGLMERVNETSPGFRQRLEAIAAASSMIGDVRGMGFLLAIELVVDKENKTSFAVEHNAAVRFCEVAQRNGLLLYTRRTAWGRNGDWVMVAPPLTATDDELSEILSLIEKTIGDYAEITRQWR from the coding sequence GTGAACGTCAATTTGCGTGATGTCGCTTCGCTTTATCCCGAGCGCGGCGGCCCGGTTCAAATGTTCTATCGCCCCGAGGACCTGCCTCGCCTTCCCCGCATCGCCCGAGCTGAGGGCAGCTACATGTGGGACACCGAAGGGCGGCGCTATATTGACGGGTCATGCGGGCCGGTCGCCACGAATATCGGCCATGGCAATCCAGCGGTCCTCGCCGCGATCAAGGCCCAGGCGGACCGGGTTACCTTCGCCAACCGCACCGTGTTCGAGAACGAGGCGGACGAAGAGCTTTCCAATCTTGTCGCCAAACTTGCTGGCTCGGGCTTCGACCGGGCCTTCTTCGTCTCCGGCGGCGCCGAGGCGAATGAGGGCGCCATCAAGCTCGCGCGCCAATTCGCTGTCGCCAGGGGCGAAGCCTCGCGCTGGAAGGTCGTAGGTCTTGAGCAGAGCTATCATGGGCCGACCGCCGGCACCCTGGCTGTCAGCGGCGACCCCGCGGCAAAAGAGATCTTCGGTCCACTGGTCGTCTCCATGCCGAAGGTCCCTTCGCCGTCCACCTATCGGCTACCGGGAAACCACACGGTCGAATCCTACGCCAATTCGTGCGCCGACGCGCTCGAGGACTGCATCCGTCGCGAGGGTGCAGACACTGTCCTCGCCTTCATCATGGAGCCCGTTGGCGGCGTAGCCACGGGTGCTCTCGTGCCACATGACACCTATTTCCGGCGGGTGCGCGAGATCTGCACGAAATATGGCGTCTTGATCATCTTCGACGAAGTCATGGCCGGCGCGGGCCGGACCGGGACCTTCCTGGCCGCCGATCACTGGCCCGACTGCCGACCCGACCTCGTAACCCTGGCGAAAGGTCTCGCTGCCGGTTATACGCCCTTCGGCGCCGTGCTGGCGCCGGCGCATATCGTGCGCACGGTCACCCAGGCCGGTGGCTTCATGCATGGCCATACGGCTGCGGCCAATCCATTCTCCTGCGCGATCGCCTTGGCGGTTGTGAACGAAGTTGTCGATCGCGGCCTGATGGAGAGGGTGAATGAGACCAGCCCCGGCTTCCGACAGCGCCTTGAGGCTATCGCCGCCGCCAGTTCGATGATCGGTGACGTTCGGGGCATGGGCTTTCTGCTGGCGATCGAACTTGTCGTCGACAAGGAGAACAAGACCTCCTTTGCTGTTGAGCACAATGCAGCAGTGCGGTTCTGCGAGGTCGCGCAGCGAAACGGTCTGCTGCTCTACACGCGTCGGACGGCCTGGGGAAGAAATGGCGACTGGGTCATGGTCGCCCCGCCGCTGACGGCGACGGATGACGAGCTATCGGAAATCCTGTCGCTGATCGAGAAGACGATCGGGGATTATGCTGAGATCACGCGGCAATGGCGCTGA